The genomic region CCTGGACCGAACACCAAAATCGCGCACCCGGGGAATGGCACCCCGAACGCGGTCGCCCCGTGAACCTGTCCGGATACGGGCACATCATGATCCCTATGCCGGAAGAAAACGAATGACCGCCAATCAACGACCCGCGGCCCCATCCACAGCGACGGCGGACACGGGCGGTGCAATGCCACGCGCGAGTGTGGACAGCGAGGCCGACCTCGTGGCCGACCTCGTGGCCGCGCATCAGAGCACGGTCGAGCACACAGACCTCCTGGCTGAAGCGCGGCAGCGCCGCCGGCAACTGGCCGCGCAACTGCACGCTGATGGCCACTC from Mycolicibacterium sp. TY81 harbors:
- a CDS encoding LuxR family transcriptional regulator, encoding MDSEADLVADLVAAHQSTVEHTDLLAEARQRRRQLAAQLHADGHSYKWIGEQIGVTAQAVEGFIKYRQRRQKQR